One window from the genome of Bacteroidia bacterium encodes:
- a CDS encoding T9SS type A sorting domain-containing protein: MKKSLLGLLSCLFVNANIHAQSNTTNIDEINANLKSTEIVYTQKNQAIVNQSKITSALPGCDSITTTYSSNNGLAGAMFDVIADSNLVINGIYTNLSVASGVFEIYYKYGSRVFYLQDPTAWTLLGSASVVSAGIDMPTFIPIAMNITMNAGDTVAFYVTNTNGGSSGLKYTNGVGSGTLYIDNGALKIFEGNGITYPFNSLFADRVWNGTINYCTNTTGINNLKNNNITIYPNPASDYLKFTFENNNLKTLIIKSLDGKKMFDAININTSDYIFKRNGLAKGIYFYQIYSNDIEVAKGKFILN; the protein is encoded by the coding sequence ATGAAAAAAAGTTTACTCGGACTCCTCTCATGTTTATTTGTAAATGCAAATATTCATGCACAAAGCAACACCACCAACATTGATGAAATAAATGCTAATCTAAAAAGCACTGAAATTGTTTATACCCAAAAAAATCAGGCAATTGTTAATCAGTCAAAAATTACAAGTGCTTTACCGGGATGTGATTCTATAACAACTACCTATTCCTCTAATAATGGTCTTGCCGGAGCCATGTTTGATGTTATTGCAGACAGTAATTTAGTAATCAATGGAATCTACACCAACCTGTCTGTAGCATCGGGTGTTTTTGAAATATATTACAAATATGGTTCAAGGGTTTTCTACCTGCAAGACCCTACAGCCTGGACACTTTTAGGAAGCGCCAGTGTAGTTAGCGCAGGTATAGACATGCCTACCTTTATTCCGATTGCTATGAATATTACCATGAATGCTGGTGACACTGTTGCATTTTATGTAACCAACACCAACGGTGGTTCAAGCGGATTAAAATACACTAATGGTGTTGGCTCCGGAACCTTGTATATTGATAATGGTGCATTGAAAATATTTGAGGGTAATGGCATCACCTATCCATTCAACAGCCTGTTTGCTGACCGTGTATGGAATGGAACAATAAACTATTGTACAAACACTACAGGAATAAATAATCTGAAGAATAACAACATTACTATTTATCCAAACCCGGCAAGCGATTATTTAAAGTTTACTTTCGAGAACAATAATCTAAAAACATTAATCATTAAATCTTTGGATGGCAAAAAAATGTTTGACGCCATTAATATCAATACTTCAGATTATATTTTTAAAAGAAACGGACTTGCTAAAGGCATTTATTTTTATCAGATATATTCAAATGACATTGAGGTTGCAAAAGGCAAATTCATACTCAACTAA